The genome window TATTTAGCTACTTGTACAGAGGCTATTCCTTTTACTCCTTTTGATAAAGTAATTTGTCAATTATTAACAATAGATGAACAATTGAGCTTTGAGCAAATTGGTGATATTTTGGGTATGAATGTTTATGAATCTTCAAATCCAAAACGATATTTAGATGTTGCTGAAAAAGAAATTTTAATGGAAGCATTACAGTCTCTTGCTTCAGGTGAGTTTGGTAAAATGATTGAAGGTGGTGATATCAATTTTTCAAGATGCAGACTTACACCTACTGGAAGAGAATATGCTAAAATGAAATCTAAATTTAAAGTTACAATCAATAAACCCTTTGAATTATACTTTGATCACACAACAGGTGATAATTTGAAGGCAAAAGAAAATTTTGAATTTACTAAAGGAATCGCAGTACATAACTATCTTGGAATTTCAATCGATTTTGAAGATGAAGATTTTATAAAAGAGATTGCAGCTACGCAAATCCCCGATATATACAATATTGAAAAGAAAAATTCTTTTACTGATGCAATAGTTGTAAGTAAACAAGATTTTTACAAAACATACCCCATTGCAATAACTTATGATAGTAACGAAAAGATTTTTAAGGCTTATTGTTTTGATGAGAAAAATAAAAAAATACAAAAATCATTTAGCCAATGGATAAATAATGACAGCTATGTCAAAGATGAAATCCTAGCAGCTTTAGATAGTAAGGAAACTGTAAAAACGGAAGTAAAATATAATGAAGTTTATGAAGAAGCTATAAGGCATATTGATAAAAACAATCCTTTAATTCAAGTAAAAAATGAGTTGTTAACTAAAGATATATTTGATGAATATTTCTTTTTAAATAATTTTAGTTCTTTAGTCCCGCATCATAGCAAATATGATTTGTACATATGTTTAACATTTTGTTCTGAATCTATTTTTGACCAAATTTTTCAAATTTTACAAAAAATTGAAAACATCGAATCTAAAATATTTATTGTATTTCCAGAAATTTTGAAAGATGAAGATGATGCTAGATATGAAAGTTTACTCGCTCTAGCAAATGATTCTGTTAATTTATTCATTACTAAAAAGAATGTAAAAAATTCGTTTTTCATAGTTGAAACAGATGAGGATGCAAATTATTATGAAATTGTAATTGGGCAAATAGGAAAATATTCCAAATCATTTTTCAATAAGAACAAATGGGATGATAGAGGAATTAAAATAAAAGATTACATCAAAACCGAGTTTTCTAATGATTATGCACTAACAATCTGTGATGAAATAAATAGAAGTATTCAAAACGACATGGAAGAAGATATAGCATCAATTGAACAAATTGAAGAACTAGATTTTTACAATGTAAAACTAAGAGTATTTGAAGGTTTAGGCATGTATGAAGAAACTATTGACGAAGCACTTCAATTGTTAGAGAGTTTTAAAGAAAACCGATTAGAAAGACTTGAAGAACAAATAATTGATAGTTTTGATGAAATTGAAGAAGATTTAGAGACGATTACTAATGAAAAAGAAGGATATAATCTAAAGAAAAAACTAGAAAAAATAAAAAATCAAATTAATAGCAACAATCAAAAGCTAATCAATCGTTTTGAACAAATTAAATTAAATATTGATAATAAAATTGAAGAATTTGAAGAAGCTAAAAGGGTATATCCTTTCATAATTGACACAAATATTTTCATAAATGATCCAGGCATAATTTCAAAAATTAATAAGAAACATAAAATAATCATTGCTGCCAAAGTATTGGATGAATTAGATGGTTTTAAAGCCAATCCACAACTCAAAGAAACGGCAACAAAAATTATTAGAAGTATATCTTCTTCAAAGAGTCATAATATCCACAGAGCAAAAGCAAATTTAAATTTGTTACCACCAGATTTTAATAAAAGATCATCGGATAACATGATATTGGCTACGGCCTTAATGTATCAAGATCAAAAAGGTTACTTAGTGACTGAAGATAAAGGACTAATTGAAAAAGCCAAAACAGTAGAAATGAAAGTCTTAAATTATCAAGAATTTGCAAATAAATTTTTATAACTAAAAAAATAGAGTATGTCTTGTTTTGAATCCTCAAAATTTCTTAGAAATCCACAAGTAATGAATCAAGAAGTGCTTATGAAAGCCTGTGATAATTTGGGATGGAAATATGAAATAATAAATAACGAATTAGTGGTACTTAATGCCAATCAAAAAGAAAATTTAAGAGGCGAATACCTTTTAAAAGTTAAAGGTGATATGGTCAGCTACAACAATTATTACATCAAAAATGCTAAAGAATTTGTACTCGAATTACAAGATACTTTTTATGAATTAAACAGAATATATGCAAAAGAAACAATTCTAAAGGAGTTTGAAGCAGCAGGCTTTACATTCAAGAAAGATTATGATTTTATTGCTAATTCTGATGAAGTAGAACGTTTTTATATGGTGGGTTATTCTAAAATTGAAAATGAAGATGAAAAACGCACCGAAATTCAATTTACAATTTTAAATGATGGTACTGTAATAACAGATTCTAATTATATACCAGAAGATTTACATAAATTAGCAGATGAAGCAATGTCAAAAATTGATCATTCATTTGGTACAACAAGACGTGAAGGAATAGAAATTAAAAGGAAAGAAGTTCCAGAACGATATAAAACAAAATCATATTGTACAATCAATAATAAAATAATCGCTAAAAACTAATAACATGGACAATACATTTGAAGATATTAAAGATATGTTGAAAGCAAACTACCCTTTGCTTTATTTGACCACTTCTGAGTATGGTCGTGTTATGCAAAAATTAAGAAGAATTGCTTTTGAATTAGATTATTCATTTTATTCTTGGGATAATGTTGATGGTTTACAAACACATTTAAAAACACAAAACAATAGACTTGAAAAAGTAGAAAGACACAAGGCGTATGGAGAAACTAAGGGCTATCAAGAACTTTTAGAATTCATAAAAAGAGATGCTGAGAGTACCGATAATAAGACCAAAGAAATTTATATTGTAGAAGATTTCCATAAATATTTTAGAGATGATAAAGTAATTGTTTACTTGCGTAAACTATCTTCCATATTAAAAGCGTATGACAAACATTTAATTCTACTTTCTCCTTTTCTAAAATTACCAGATGAGTTAGAAAAGTATCTTACAATTGTCAATGTTCCACTACCGGACAAGGATGATTTAAAAACTAGATTATCTACTATCATTTCAAATGAAAATGTAAATCCCGATTTAGAAAACTTTCTAATCGATTCTGCTTTAGGAATGACAGATATGGAAGCAGATTTAGCTTTCAGGTTAGCCAAAGAAAAAGTAGGATTAAATAGTAAAGAAGCAGCGAGAATTATAGCTAATGAAAAAGAACAGATAATTAAAAAAAGTGGAATTTTAGATTACTATCAAGTAAATGAGGAACTTGAAAAAAGTGTTGGAGGATTAAATAATCTAAAAAATTGGTTAAAACAAAGAAGTAAAGCTTTCGAAAGAAAAGCAAAAAACTTTGGTTTAAAAGAACCAAAAGGAATACTTCTATTAGGGGTTCCAGGTTGTGGTAAGAGTTTAACAGCTAAATGTGTGGCTACTGAGTGGAAACAACCATTATTAAGATTGGATATTGGAAAAGTATTTCAAGCTGAAGTAGGAAGTAGTGAGAACAATATACGTTTAGCAATTGCTACAGCCGAAGCTGTTGCTCCATGTGTTTTATGGATTGATGAAATTGAAAAAGGACTGAGTGTAGGCGGTGGTGAAAAAGATGGAGGAACTAATTCAAGAGTTTTTTCTACAATTTTAACTTGGATGCAAGAAAAAACAAAACCAGTTTTTGTTGTGGCAACAGCAAACAATATAAGTGATTTACCACCTGAATTATTGAGAAAAGGACGATTTGATGAAATTTTCTTTGTGGATCTACCTTCAAAAGAAGAAAGAAAAAATATCTTAAAAATACACTTAGATAAAAATGGTCAAACAAACATTACCGACTTTGATAATTTAGCAGATAAAACAAAACATTTTAATGGTGCTGAAATTGAAGAAGTTGTAAAAGAGGCTATGTTTCTTTCTTATATAGACAACCCAGAAAACCATCAAATTTCTATTATTCATTTAGAAAAAGCAATCGAACAAATTGTACCTCTTGCACAAACAATGAAGAAAAAAATTGATGGATTAAGAGAATGGGCTTCAACTAGAGCTAGATTAGCAAGTGCTGAGAAAAATAATGAAAAATTTGAAGTCGCAGAAAGTGATTCTGAAAATTTAATAATTCAAACAAAACGAGAAAAAGAAGAAGATATTTTCTAATTTTCAAAAACATAGAACTATGAGTAAAGGTTTAGATACAGCATTCATTCATTACGGCATCCGTAAAGAAGATATGGATATCATTAAAAATCTAACAGAAGAACAAGGCTTAGATTTTGAATGGTTACAAGAAAATATATTAAAAGAATTCCACAATCTAAAAATCAATAACGAAGATATTGACAGTAAAAAGATTGAAAAAATCATCGAAAAGGCGTTAAACAAAATATAAGGATTATGCTAATTACCAGAATTATTGCCAAAAACTTTAAAACCTATCGCGAGCTCGATTTAGACTTAACGGTAAACGAAGAGCAGCCTATTATTTTAATTGGTGGTGAAAATGGTGGTGGTAAAACCACCTTGTTTCAAGCCATTTACTATGCCCTTTACGGTTTAAAAGTGAAAGACTTTGAACACTTCAACAAATTACAAAACGCAGGAGAAAGAGCAAAAAATGAAGGAAATAGTTCTAATAAAATCGAACTTGAAATTCACTTCACAGGTAAAGTGCTTCATAATGATTACAAATACATAATCAAGCGTTTATACACCATCAATGCACAAAACAGCCCAGTTGAAGCAGTAACACTAAATCTTAACGGTGATATATTTCAATATGGTACAGCAACGCCTCATGCAGAAAGAGTAAAAAAAGAAGCCGAAGTAAATAAAATCATCAAAGCCAATCTGCCACAAGAATTGAGTAAATATTTCTTGTTTGATGCTATGGAAGCAGGTAATTTATTAAAAGACGAATACCTGAACAGAGTCATCAAAGAAAATATTGAAAACGTAATGGGGTTCAATAAATACATTCAATTAGGCAATGCAACTAATATTTTAACACAAGAATACATTGCACAAGGCATTGAAATTGAAGAAGAACGTAATCAATACAAAAATCTATTAGAAGAAAAGAAGAAAATTGAAGAATTAATAGTAGCAACCAACACGCATTACGAACGTGCGTTAAGCTATTCATTAAGTCAAAAGGAGTTCTATGAAAGTGCTAAAGAAGGTAAAAATCTACAAGCAAACATCAAAGAGCAAATACAACTGGTAGAAAGAAAAATAGAAGACATTCTCAACAGGGAAACATTATTTATAGAACAATCGGAAAGATTCTTAAATGATATAGAAATTCAGGTATTTATACCTAAACTCATTTCCATCATTCAAAACGAAATCGAGTTAATCTTAGCAGAAAAAAGTCAAGAAAACAACAATGATTTTATTGAACCAGAGCATATTACTAAAATTTCAGAAAAAGTAATCGCATTCTTAAAAGAAAACAATTTAATAGAATCAGAACTAACAAACGAACAAAAAGGATTACTTAAAGAATACATCATAAAAAAATCAAATCAAGACAATACCAAAACCGATTATGATTTTATCGATAAAAACGATGTAACTAATTTGGAACAATTACTAGGTTGGTCTAGCATCAATCAATTTAACATAATAGAACAGCAAAAAGAAAGTTTGGAAAAAGAACTAGCTACTTTACCAAATTTAAAAATTCAGTTGTTAGATTTAAGAAAAAGTGATGTTGGCGGTGGCGATGAAATCATTCAAAGCTTCGAAGCAAACGAGCTCAAAATAAAAGAGCTTAAAGAAACCATCAAAGGTTACAAATCCGATATTGAAAAATTAGATACTAAAATCAAAAAATTCGACTTATCAGATGAAGAAGTTCCTAATCCAAAATTAGAATTACTTAAAAAATTAGGGCCATTATTTACAAAAGTATCAAACGCGCTATTGGTTAACAAAAAGTCACGTATTGAAGAAGCCATGAAAAATGACTTAAATACAACATTGGTGGCTTATGAAAATCAAATTGATCGTGTAGAACTATCAGAAGATTTAAGTAATCTTTCCTTCAAAATTTACCACAAAGCAGGTAACGAAATCTATTTAGAGGAATTGAATGCAGCATCAAAACAAATTATTATCCAGGTACTTTTAAAATCTTTACATTATTTCGGAGACTATAATCCACCTGTAATGATTGATACAGTAATGGGATATTTAGATGAAAGTAGTAGAGCTTCTCTTTTAGAAAACTATTTCCCTAA of Flavobacterium channae contains these proteins:
- a CDS encoding PIN domain-containing protein, with amino-acid sequence MHKELDIEIYKHLENVMSTGEIYIGHLNYDFIFSKVNYLATCTEAIPFTPFDKVICQLLTIDEQLSFEQIGDILGMNVYESSNPKRYLDVAEKEILMEALQSLASGEFGKMIEGGDINFSRCRLTPTGREYAKMKSKFKVTINKPFELYFDHTTGDNLKAKENFEFTKGIAVHNYLGISIDFEDEDFIKEIAATQIPDIYNIEKKNSFTDAIVVSKQDFYKTYPIAITYDSNEKIFKAYCFDEKNKKIQKSFSQWINNDSYVKDEILAALDSKETVKTEVKYNEVYEEAIRHIDKNNPLIQVKNELLTKDIFDEYFFLNNFSSLVPHHSKYDLYICLTFCSESIFDQIFQILQKIENIESKIFIVFPEILKDEDDARYESLLALANDSVNLFITKKNVKNSFFIVETDEDANYYEIVIGQIGKYSKSFFNKNKWDDRGIKIKDYIKTEFSNDYALTICDEINRSIQNDMEEDIASIEQIEELDFYNVKLRVFEGLGMYEETIDEALQLLESFKENRLERLEEQIIDSFDEIEEDLETITNEKEGYNLKKKLEKIKNQINSNNQKLINRFEQIKLNIDNKIEEFEEAKRVYPFIIDTNIFINDPGIISKINKKHKIIIAAKVLDELDGFKANPQLKETATKIIRSISSSKSHNIHRAKANLNLLPPDFNKRSSDNMILATALMYQDQKGYLVTEDKGLIEKAKTVEMKVLNYQEFANKFL
- a CDS encoding AAA family ATPase; translated protein: MDNTFEDIKDMLKANYPLLYLTTSEYGRVMQKLRRIAFELDYSFYSWDNVDGLQTHLKTQNNRLEKVERHKAYGETKGYQELLEFIKRDAESTDNKTKEIYIVEDFHKYFRDDKVIVYLRKLSSILKAYDKHLILLSPFLKLPDELEKYLTIVNVPLPDKDDLKTRLSTIISNENVNPDLENFLIDSALGMTDMEADLAFRLAKEKVGLNSKEAARIIANEKEQIIKKSGILDYYQVNEELEKSVGGLNNLKNWLKQRSKAFERKAKNFGLKEPKGILLLGVPGCGKSLTAKCVATEWKQPLLRLDIGKVFQAEVGSSENNIRLAIATAEAVAPCVLWIDEIEKGLSVGGGEKDGGTNSRVFSTILTWMQEKTKPVFVVATANNISDLPPELLRKGRFDEIFFVDLPSKEERKNILKIHLDKNGQTNITDFDNLADKTKHFNGAEIEEVVKEAMFLSYIDNPENHQISIIHLEKAIEQIVPLAQTMKKKIDGLREWASTRARLASAEKNNEKFEVAESDSENLIIQTKREKEEDIF
- a CDS encoding DNA modification system-associated small protein; the encoded protein is MSKGLDTAFIHYGIRKEDMDIIKNLTEEQGLDFEWLQENILKEFHNLKINNEDIDSKKIEKIIEKALNKI
- a CDS encoding AAA family ATPase — protein: MLITRIIAKNFKTYRELDLDLTVNEEQPIILIGGENGGGKTTLFQAIYYALYGLKVKDFEHFNKLQNAGERAKNEGNSSNKIELEIHFTGKVLHNDYKYIIKRLYTINAQNSPVEAVTLNLNGDIFQYGTATPHAERVKKEAEVNKIIKANLPQELSKYFLFDAMEAGNLLKDEYLNRVIKENIENVMGFNKYIQLGNATNILTQEYIAQGIEIEEERNQYKNLLEEKKKIEELIVATNTHYERALSYSLSQKEFYESAKEGKNLQANIKEQIQLVERKIEDILNRETLFIEQSERFLNDIEIQVFIPKLISIIQNEIELILAEKSQENNNDFIEPEHITKISEKVIAFLKENNLIESELTNEQKGLLKEYIIKKSNQDNTKTDYDFIDKNDVTNLEQLLGWSSINQFNIIEQQKESLEKELATLPNLKIQLLDLRKSDVGGGDEIIQSFEANELKIKELKETIKGYKSDIEKLDTKIKKFDLSDEEVPNPKLELLKKLGPLFTKVSNALLVNKKSRIEEAMKNDLNTTLVAYENQIDRVELSEDLSNLSFKIYHKAGNEIYLEELNAASKQIIIQVLLKSLHYFGDYNPPVMIDTVMGYLDESSRASLLENYFPKLSHQTILLSTDSEIRKHIDLEKIENFIAKKFTLVRDKENQLTEVVEGYFPN